The following are from one region of the Cherax quadricarinatus isolate ZL_2023a chromosome 2, ASM3850222v1, whole genome shotgun sequence genome:
- the LOC128687506 gene encoding ubiquitin carboxyl-terminal hydrolase 25-like, whose translation MCGVARDKTGESDIVPPLEAAMPPSITLGSEPPKPTAGPGDHLLPQEPPANKDIPTIDLSCDENDDLQKAIALSLQDQQGTTTLQGVSAEDQEVSRALEASLKESQPQATIDLLNPQERKRQPGVPVGLKNIGNSCWFNVVIQPLFHIPVFRDLILNYSQNGDVDEQMEETQKSSRQLVPALRKLFALMIGSNRKYIDPTHAVHIFQGQEMRKNAQQDVCEFTHKLLERLEEEFQQLLRRQGVEKESSGCHVSKDADFDNPIMKLFYGQSKKEICDDDEGPKQEAFGQYPLHVMNYEDIHDSILASMASCMPNTLGDVVEPVQQETWFKMLPPVLIFSLSRYEYSHEKKRAEKVHNKFEFPEILYMDRYMEINKKIIKEKHIKVAKLKGELNSLTKTLDRYLKYGTGKAKYPIGDILKYTLDFAHTGLSPASEAEANSVPSPSMMEVDGVEACENDVEMADAPEVKKERLQENGMEKNKSSILIKGETIMNNLILKEELVANNIIVKEESLSNSLGSNEREADEEPQQMPSPSKRMRILPPAPRNITSSELSILQSCLSRWLQDINLQVAELRRCIAELEQQLYQMYDEPFLKRIPYRLHAVVVHEGQASGGHYWVYTFDNVHKTWKKFNDIQVVDSNWEELLQDSVGGQNNASAYCLLYIDESRYNTLFPQAPENMETMMANIAIDLQEYVKNDNLAFMRELEEWDTKQEKSDQGKDPAVGLQYQQSGSSSWDNNMPLVPVTAPNSPDIICVQEADEASFFTEVQTMLTQTILDALAKKDESTLQRERGALLNTILINEFVRLQSFADVNPESNPYSEPSILDFGVYLIRNNQNIGSLLRWYGCEVVLQVAQTVNERTPVIERVAQEAAQYLHQLREQHQRTEGPEYRGWRRHYRTLIDCAWHLVFGYRQYEKGHLERALPLLLRACRFHTELKERPPSGTKKTLDRRVLWKCRRTCLLALNEHLIETFLNGEEQQVGEIHGNVTSLIIPALTQLGACGVEEDKATADDVRAHWCQLLEREIGSPAKSKMIGQILEGVLSGGGETKGILPVQIPRPPTVLALYKQYVETCSAVMTATSKCKTQTSDL comes from the coding sequence ATGTGTGGGGTGGCGCGGGACAAGACCGGTGAGAGTGACATTGTGCCCCCCCTGGAGGCCGCCATGCCTCCATCCATCACACTGGGATCTGAACCTCCCAAGCCCACAGCAGGTCCGGGTGATCATCTGCTTCCACAGGAGCCACCTGCGAATAAGGATATACCCACGATCGACTTGTCTTGTGATGAGAACGATGACTTGCAGAAGGCAATTGCACTCAGTCTTCAGGACCAGCAGGGCACTACCACACTGCAGGGTGTTTCAGCTGAGGATCAAGAGGTTTCTCGAGCCTTGGAAGCTAGCCTAAAGGAATCTCAGCCTCAGGCTACCATTGACCTTTTGAATCCTCAGGAACGTAAACGACAGCCTGGAGTTCCTGTGGGCCTTAAAAATATTGGCAACTCGTGCTGGTTTAATGTTGTTATACAGCCTCTCTTTCACATACCAGTGTTTAGAGACTTGATCCTCAATTACTCTCAAAATGGGGATGTTGACGAGCAAATGGAGGAAACACAAAAATCCTCTCGGCAGCTTGTTCCAGCTTTACGTAAACTTTTTGCTTTAATGATTGGCTCAAATAGGAAGTATATTGACCCTACTCATGCAGTTCATATATTTCAAGGGCAAGAAATGAGAAAAAATGCTCAGCAAGATGTCTGTGAGTTCACTCATAAGCTTTTAGAGAGACTTGAAGAGGAATTTCAACAACTACTACGGAGGCAGGGGGTTGAAAAGGAGAGTTCAGGGTGTCATGTCTCAAAGGATGCTGACTTTGACAATCCAATCATGAAGCTTTTCTATGGTCAATCAAAAAAGGAAATCTGTGATGATGATGAAGGTCCTAAACAGGAAGCTTTTGGTCAGTATCCTCTCCATGTAATGAACTATGAAGATATACATGACAGTATTCTGGCTTCAATGGCTAGCTGTATGCCCAACACACTTGGGGATGTTGTTGAACCTGTGCAACAGGAAACCTGGTTTAAGATGTTGCCACCTGTTTTAATATTTTCTTTGTCTAGATATGAATATTCACATGAGAAGAAAAGAGCTGAGAAAGTTCACAATAAATTTGAATTTCCAGAAATCTTGTATATGGACCGCTATATGGAAATTAATAAGAAAATTATAAAAGAAAAACACATAAAAGTTGCTAAGTTGAAGGGGGAATTGAATAGTCTAACAAAGACACTTGATAGATATCTAAAGTATGGTACTGGTAAAGCAAAATATCCAATTGGTGACATTCTTAAATATACATTAGATTTTGCACACACTGGCCTTAGCCCAGCATCGGAAGCAGAGGCTAATTCTGTTCCATCTCCATCTATGATGGAAGTGGATGGGGTTGAAGCCTGTGAAAATGATGTTGAAATGGCTGATGCCCCAGAAGTTAAGAAAGAACGTTTACAGGAAAATGGCATGGAAAAAAACAAATCGAGCATATTAATTAAAGGTGAAACTATTATGAATAATTTGATATTAAAAGAGGAACTAGTAGCAAACAATATAATAGTAAAGGAAGAATCATTATCTAATAGCCTTGGCTCAAACGAGAGGGAAGCTGATGAGGAACCTCAGCAGATGCCATCCCCATCCAAAAGAATGAGGATACTGCCTCCAGCACCACGAAACATAACTTCTTCAGAATTGTCCATTTTGCAGTCTTGTCTTTCACGTTGGCTTCAGGATATAAACTTGCAAGTTGCAGAGCTCCGTCGATGTATTGCTGAGCTCGAGCAACAGCTGTATCAAATGTATGATGAACCCTTCCTGAAAAGGATACCATATAGGTTGCATGCTGTTGTAGTTCATGAAGGGCAGGCCTCAGGGGGCCACTACTGGGTTTATACATTTGATAATGTACATAAAACATGGAAGAAATTCAATGACATACAGGTTGTAGATTCTAACTGGGAGGAACTTTTGCAGGATAGTGTTGGTGGGCAGAATAATGCAAGTGCATACTGCCTTCTCTACATTGATGAGAGTCGCTATAACACACTCTTTCCTCAAGCTCCAGAAAACATGGAAACTATGATGGCCAACATTGCTATTGACTTACAGGAGTATGTCAAGAATGACAATTTAGCTTTTATGAGAGAGTTAGAGGAGTGGGATACTAAACAGGAGAAAAGTGACCAAGGAAAGGACCCTGCTGTGGGATTGCAGTATCAGCAAAGTGGCAGTAGCTCATGGGATAATAATATGCCATTAGTACCAGTTACAGCACCCAACTCTCCTGATATTATTTGTGTTCAAGAAGCTGATGAAGCAAGTTTTTTCACCGAGGTTCAAACAATGCTCACTCAGACCATTCTTGATGCTCTTGCCAAGAAAGATGAAAGTACATTACAAAGAGAACGTGGGGCTCTGTTGAATACTATCTTGATTAATGAATTTGTACGTCTTCAGAGTTTTGCTGATGTAAATCCTGAGAGTAATCCCTACAGTGAACCTTCTATTTTAGACTTTGGAGTCTACCTCATACGAAATAACCAAAATATAGGTTCTCTTTTGCGGTGGTATGGATGTGAGGTAGTCTTACAAGTAGCACAGACTGTAAATGAGCGCACACCTGTAATAGAAAGAGTAGCACAGGAAGCTGCACAATACTTGCATCAGCTTCGTGAGCAGCACCAACGTACTGAAGGGCCAGAGTACCGTGGTTGGCGACGCCATTACCGCACTCTAATTGACTGTGCATGGCACTTAGTTTTCGGGTATCGTCAGTATGAGAAAGGTCATTTAGAACGTGCTCTACCTCTCTTGCTCCGAGCTTGTCGATTTCACACAGAGTTGAAAGAACGACCACCATCTGGTACCAAAAAAACGTTGGATAGAAGAGTGCTCTGGAAGTGTAGACGTACATGCTTATTGGCTCTAAATGAACATCTAATAGAGACATTTCTTAATGGAGAAGAGCAACAAGTTGGGGAAATTCACGGAAATGTGACTTCACTGATTATACCAGCTTTAACACAGTTAGGTGCTTGTGGTGTTGAAGAAGACAAGGCAACGGCAGATGATGTTCGTGCTCATTGGTGCCAGCTATTGGAAAGGGAAATAGGCTCTCCGGCTAAATCCAAAATGATTGGACAGATATTGGAAGGGGTGCTGAGCGGAGGGGGTGAAACCAAGGGAATACTTCCGGTGCAGATCCCTCGTCCTCCAACTGTTCTTGCACTGTATAAGCAATATGTGGAAACTTGTAGTGCTGTTATGACAGCTACAAGTAAATGTAAGACCCAGACTAGTGATTTGTGA